The genomic segment TAGAAATGTCACATTCGTCATGTCCACAGTCTGCGGACTGAATTGATTTGACACCAGCTTCACTGAAGACATGAAAGATAACACAATGCTTTTCAAAAGTCTAGGAAAATTAAAGTTATACATGTCCTTTATATAGCATATGGTAAACAAATTATGCAAATTTGTGGTTGTTTTAAACAATTGATTTGCTCCTGTGTGACAGGACCACAGCCACTGATTGCCATGCTTCATTGGTCAACCTTGTTCTGGTGGTGTTTCATTACTGATCAGATAAATAATGAATGACCAACCCTTAGAAATGTGTCTGAGACAGCCGCCATTCTCTCAACCTGCTCAAGCAAGACAATGCCGACAAACAATACTTCTCTGGGGATTGGATCAAATATAATTTCCTTTTTAAAAAGGTTAGCATCATGAGATCCTACTAAAATGCCAATGAGCTCCAGATATTAAAAAAAAGGACCCAAGGACCTTTACTTTGCAATTTATAGTTAGTTGTGTAGAGATTATTTGTCTTTGAAAGATGCTTGGGTTGCTGTAGGCTTGGAAGCAATTGAAATTCAACATTGGAGGGTAAACCGCACATATGGGAgcatacaaaaaatgtattgccTCAAAACAAAGGACACTGAATTGTGATGCCAAGATAAGATAGTAGAAGCAAGAAGCGCACACTATATTTCCTCTGTTATGGATATATGAAGCTCTCAGTCACAAACAAGTTCACTAGACTCATACAAAATAGCCTTGAGGGTTATTTTTctttactttaatttatttgaacatttcaCGGGACATATAACATCAAACAATGTCATCAAACATTCACCATATGCTGCTGCGATGGATTCTTCTTGTGGGAGTCTGCATTGCTGTCTGTTTTTCGGAGGAACTGGCAacttagcatatatatatatatatatatatgtacatatgtgtgCATGATGTGGGGTGGATACAGTATTCATTTTTGGATGTCTTCCATTCTCTCTGGCATGTGTCACTTCAGTTGGAACAAACAAGTTACTGTGTTTGTACAGTGTGGAAAAGGATTTTTCgcagttgtaaataaaacaaagagtaTACTTTACAagaaaatttgatttaattctgtCAAAATGTGTGAATtgctatttctttgtaattaatagGAAAATCTCTTAGTGATCTGAAGTGAAAATACATTGCTACACCAAtcgtatgtatttatttatttatttatttatgtagttgTCATCTatgaaaaagaacaagaaaaatcaCAGATAAATTCTCTCTAATATCTCAAATGTTTCTCTTAGACATCATGGATGTGCGTAACATAAGATCTGTGAAATATAATCATCTTGTTATTCCAACAATAAATCAGAAACCTCAGAGTGTAATTGAATTAAACAAAAGGAcaataattattgaaaataagtctgaaaagagatttctttaatctttcagttgtttgactGAGGTTTCCTGCTGTTTTGGATTTTTGTAGtttgaaaaataaccatggtaaTATTAGAATTGTGCTTAGGATTGATGATGAAGATACCAAGCCttagatttatatataaacttaaacaaataaatatacccAGAACAGATAAATTATCTGAACAATTCAaccttggaaaaaaataaaacaaaaaaatgaacccATTTTCTCCTTTAAATGCTAAAAGAGAAAAGGCTAAGAAAGAAAcagctatttattattatatatatatatatatatatatatatatatatatatatatatatatatatatatatatatatatatatatatatatgtgtgtatccaCATTTATTTTACAACTCCATATCCATTCTGTAGTCAACAATTGTGTAAATTGTTCTTATTTGGctacataaatgttatactgTGTTTTCTTGAGCAATCAGGGCATGCCATTATTGGGATTTTTTCCCTACAAGTGGATTTGAGATTATACAGTCTTTTTCTCAGTATAGAAGAAGCCTTAAGCAAACATCTCCATTTGTTCTACATTTAATCTCCTAACTGTTTAGCAGGAGAAACAACTGAGAGATCAAAAAGATCTCATGCATAACTTGTCTTTCCTATGGGATAGCCTATATGCTTTGGCTAACCATGCAAGAGAAAGACAGGAGAATTTGCTGTATCAGGACAGATGTTTCCATTCCCCTCCAAGGATGTGTGGAGCGGGTCATACAGGCAGGTTGGGTGTAAACCTGAGGCATGAGAAGTCACGAGTCAAGCTctatgtgcatatgtgtgtatatagataGTTAAGTAGATGTATATTAGGCCCTGCTTAAATGCATGAGAGCGCAATATGTAGGCTTCACTGGCGTCTAATGGACCACAAATTCTCTCTTCACTGTCAGCCACACACTGCTTGCTAAAAATAGGAATGggaccatgttttattttttaatttttttcgtcTTTGTCCTGTCATCTAGCATGACATGCAAAGCATTCATATTCTCTGCAGTTTTTGTAATcttttaatctaattttatttATGCCCCCACCCCCTTCCACCCCCTTCCACTGCCGTTCTACCTGCATCCTCAAGAGAGATGACAAAACCATCTTTGTTTGCTCACAGCTGTCAGCGCACGCAGTCTGTCGGTGTCATGTGGCATGCCGGACCGTTCAATGTTTGATTCAATGTCAATACAACTGGGAAGCCTTTAATTCCTTGCAGATTCTCTGGGACTCTGGGGCGTTTTATGTTTCCGGTAATTTGCATGGAACTGTGTAATGTTGTTTTAAATGGCATTAAAATATAATGAAGAATAGTGTGTGGTTATTTTCCTTCAGTGGAACTGTATGAGGAAGAGGTTGTtccggggatttttttttttttcatttaaatatcaaCTTTGTCCTAGACGTGTCTCATAAAGTTCATttgaagacaaaaaaataaaaataaacaatcttTGACGTTTAGcttatagaatatagaatatacaGATATAAAGCAGATCAGATCATTTGGTCTTGGAATAATTTTCATAGAATGTTCATTGAAATCTCTTTTGATTGCAGATTTAAGTATCATCTGAGCAAAACTGGATACAATGTGAGAAGAtggtcttcatcatcatcatctccctCAGATATTTCTCCTGAAATCTCCCAAAATAAGAAATTGACACAACAAAGTAGTCATATCAATCATATGAATTTAACAATTCAGGTTCTTCACAGATTCATTAAAGCATTTTTGAGATTTTTGAAGAAGAAATATTTTGCCAAATGATTAGATTggcaaaatgttattatttatttattttctttaggaGGCATAAATGCAGtccaataattaatttaattaattaattaatttattttaattatttttaaatgatcctAATCCTACTGCCAAAGATTGAGTTCATAAGTTCTCAGAGTTCATAGAAATCAATTGCTGAAGAGTCAGATGGACTACACTGCTCCCTATGATTATGATTCACAAAAAAAGTACCAATCATTAATACCCCCCCCACcccaaataaaaagtaaaaaagaaaaaaaagatatatatatattttttttatgttttatggttTTGATTCACTAACAAGTATTTGTGTATAAGACCATAAGAGTCGATAGAGTCGATGATTGCTCAAAAGAATAGTGCTGCTAAATAGTGATTAGTGAACGATGCAATGAAAATACCATGGTGCTGAGTCAGCGCAAAAATGCATGCACATGAAATATTAACGGTAATTCtgttccagtaaaaaaaaaaaaaaataccctgtTCTGATTAAGAACCTGTTCTTGGCTCCAACCCTACAAATAAGACAAAGGCAATTGCTGAATGTTGAAGAGGAAATATCTATTACATTAATGTGGAAGAACCTGTTAATACTGAGATCACTGACTTTTCTGTTTCATTCAAATTAATTCTTAGACATAATCGTTTGCATAGTGAGATGATTAAAGGACACATATCTTAAAGCACACTCATCCACATGTTTGAGGTAACATGGTCGGGAAAGCCATTGCAATTATGCACAGAAAAATCTCACAGGATGTCTGTTGCTGAGGACTGATGTAAAATTGTAAAGTAAAATATAGGCTATGCATGCATACAAATGCTTTGCAttactgtgaaaaaaagaaagaaaaaaattcagtttgtttgGTTGTTTGATCTACAAATTAAGAGCGACATAAGCACAAGTCTGTTTCTTGATTAGATTGTAATTATTCCAGTAATTTTAGATACTTAATTATTTCTCTAagtatgtaatgtaatataatcatCACTATTATCCTCATCATCATTGACGCAATCAAATTATTCATTTAGGAATATTACAGAGTTAGTTACCATATAAAATGTTCTAGTGTTCCACTTACTGCTTGTAtgcaataataaaatgcaatatgtTAGGAGCATGCttttaaaagcttaaaaaaatataaatctttaaatatctttatttaggcacatattttttttttttgcctgtttatTTCATTAGATTCAGCACTGTGTACTTGCAATAATTCTCATAATTCTGTGTTATTTTATGTGTTTGCTTACTGCTCAAAGTAATTACCTTTCCTTCTCTCCCCCTGTGTTGTCTTTTTAGATACaaggaaggaaaaaaaatgcTGGCCAGGATCATTTTTGTTTGCTCCTTCTTAGCTGGTGCTAGTTTTGGAGATACTGAGCCTCAGGCATTGTACGGTGGAGCTTGCACATCTTTGTGCACCTGTGAAGAGAAAGATGGACACTTGTACATGAACTGTGAAGACAGAAACATAAGCAAAATCTCAGACGTGAAGGTACCATCAGATATGCCTTTGCATTTAAACCTGTATAAAAATGACTTGGTGGAATTACTTGCAGAAGATATGGAGGCTTTCAAGAACGCCGTCACCTTACATCTTGGTTTAAACAGCATACAGGAGCTTGAACCTGGCGTTTTCAGTGCACTGGCATCCCTAAGAAAGCTGCACATAAACAGCAATTTTCTGGTCATGCTGAAGGAGGACACATTTCACGGTTTGGTAAATTTGGAATACCTTCAGGCTGACACCAACTTCATTCGGGTCGTGGAGCCTGGGGCCTTCAGCAAGCTTGTCCGTCTTAAAGTTCTGATCCTCAATGACAACTCCATCGAGTTCCTTCCAAGCAACATTTTCCGCTTTGTGCCTCTGACACATTTGGATCTGCGTGGGAACAAGCTGCAGACACTGCCGTACGTGGGTTTCCTGGAGCATATTGGTCGTATCATGGAGCTCCTGTTGGAGGACAATGACTGGATGTGCAATTGTGAAATCTTGCATTTGAAGGTCTGGATCGAGAACATGCGGGCACAGTCATCTATTGGTGAGGTGGTTTGCAACAGGCCTGAGGATCTTAGGGGCATTTCTTTGGCCAGGGTCAAAAGGGATTTACTTTGCCCCTCTCATGCTGACATCAATCTCGAAGAGCCATCAAAGTCTCTAGACATGGTTGTCACCCCATCCACCAAGGTTGTTCAGATACCGAATGTCAACGATGGCACAAAAGTGCCCACACCTGCAAATGGCCTAGGGACATTTTGCGTGCCAATGTGCTCTTGTCCTCCCCAAAGCATGGGTTTCTTAATGCACTGCGAGGACCGAGGCATTCAAAGGATATCTGATATAGGTATTCTTGAACAAAGCCCAAccaagctgtttttgacaggaaaTATGATACAGCGACTTTTCAAGTATGACTTTGTGACGTACGACAGTCTGGAACTGCTCAATTTGGCGAACAACCAGATAGACTACATTGACAATGAAACCTTTCTGAGTTTGAGCAATTTGAAAAAACTGTACCTGAATGGAAACAGGATAGAGAAAATCTCAGCAACAATGTTTCTTGGCCTCCACAATTTGGAATACTTGTACTTGGAGCATAATGTCATCAAAGACATTGAGGCTGGATCGTTCAACCCTTTGACAAATCTAAAGCTTCTGTTCCTAAACAACAATCTGCTCAACACTCTCCCTGCACAGATATTTCGTAATGTGCCCTTGGTGAGATTGAACCTAAGGAAAAATGTCTTTATGCACT from the Carassius carassius chromosome 7, fCarCar2.1, whole genome shotgun sequence genome contains:
- the LOC132143369 gene encoding SLIT and NTRK-like protein 6 produces the protein MLARIIFVCSFLAGASFGDTEPQALYGGACTSLCTCEEKDGHLYMNCEDRNISKISDVKVPSDMPLHLNLYKNDLVELLAEDMEAFKNAVTLHLGLNSIQELEPGVFSALASLRKLHINSNFLVMLKEDTFHGLVNLEYLQADTNFIRVVEPGAFSKLVRLKVLILNDNSIEFLPSNIFRFVPLTHLDLRGNKLQTLPYVGFLEHIGRIMELLLEDNDWMCNCEILHLKVWIENMRAQSSIGEVVCNRPEDLRGISLARVKRDLLCPSHADINLEEPSKSLDMVVTPSTKVVQIPNVNDGTKVPTPANGLGTFCVPMCSCPPQSMGFLMHCEDRGIQRISDIGILEQSPTKLFLTGNMIQRLFKYDFVTYDSLELLNLANNQIDYIDNETFLSLSNLKKLYLNGNRIEKISATMFLGLHNLEYLYLEHNVIKDIEAGSFNPLTNLKLLFLNNNLLNTLPAQIFRNVPLVRLNLRKNVFMHLPVSNVLDQLNYLEQIYLEDNPWDCTCDLVSLKQWVEKLSKDTVMGTILCHTPQKLSTAEVRNLKHDVLCPGLVTYRSLPGDTKDAIVATPATGVSTSGFFRSLTEAVPLSVLILSLLILFLTFIFCAAGIIVFVLHRRRRQDKKKQVEEQPRESSPIHLHYSMYGQKTTHHVTERQGPGMYDEPSRSPIVQVCRNPSYCSQHKEYELDEYDSEKPKHICHSLLDKESDSLLTGPNVKFRAVTDYPAEFVSLGDASSLYKNILERERELQQLSLSEYLRKNISQLQPVVDMQVPNPHKELKLVETLVYTRPRKVMVEQTKNEYFELKANLHAEPDYLEVLEHQTTFN